A window of Blastocatellia bacterium genomic DNA:
GTTCTAATTTATTGTTAGTCAATAATTTATACTAACAGTAGATTTGGTTAACACAGTAAAAGTGTAACAACTGTGAATACAAATACTTCATCAAAAATGTCAAATAGAGGTAATCGCAAAAATATTAACGCATCTGTAGAGGAACAAATAGATAGTCAAGCTCATAGTGGGTTGCTGGATATATCAACATTAAAGGAAATGAATATTTCCAAACTAACCCATATAGCTAAAGAACTAGATGTACCTGGAGCAACAGGAATGCGTAAGCAAGAACTTATATTTAAGATCTTGCAAGCGCAGACAGAAAAATCAGGTTTAATCTTTTCTGAAGGTGTTTTGGAATGTCTTCCAGATGGATTTGGATTTCTTCGCGCTCCAGACTATAACTATTTGCCAGGCCCCGATGATATTTATGTTTCACCTTCTCAAATTCGTAAATTTGATTTGCGAACCGGAGATACCATTTCTGGTCAAATTCGTCCGCCAAAAGAAGGTGAGCGATATTTTGCTTTAATCAAAGTTGAAGCAATTAATTTTGAGCCTCCAGAATCAAGACGTGATAAGGTATTTTTTGATAACTTAACACCTCTTTATCCTTCTGAACGCTTAAAAATGGAATTAGCACCAGATAATTTATCTGCTCGTGTGATAGACCTGATTACTCCTATAGGTAAAGGTCAGCGGGGTTTAATTGTTTCTCCTCCACGTACAGGTAAAACCATGTTGTTACAAACAATTGCTAACTCTATTACTAGAAATCATCCTGAAGTAACATTAATTGTTTTACTAATAGATGAGCGTCCAGAGGAAGTTACCGATATGCAACGCTCGGTTCAAGGGGAAGTAATTAGCTCTACCTTTGATGAACCTGCTACACGTCACGTTCAAGTTGCTGATATGGTAATTGAAAAAGCAAAAAGACTAGTTGAACATGGAAGAGATGTTGTTATTTTGCTAGATTCCATTACCCGACTAGCACGCGCT
This region includes:
- the rho gene encoding transcription termination factor Rho translates to MDISTLKEMNISKLTHIAKELDVPGATGMRKQELIFKILQAQTEKSGLIFSEGVLECLPDGFGFLRAPDYNYLPGPDDIYVSPSQIRKFDLRTGDTISGQIRPPKEGERYFALIKVEAINFEPPESRRDKVFFDNLTPLYPSERLKMELAPDNLSARVIDLITPIGKGQRGLIVSPPRTGKTMLLQTIANSITRNHPEVTLIVLLIDERPEEVTDMQRSVQGEVISSTFDEPATRHVQVADMVIEKAKRLVEHGRDVVILLDSITRLARAHNATVPPSGKILSGGVDANALQRPKRFFGAARNLEEGGSLTIIATALIDTGSRMDDVIFEEFKGTGNMEIHLERKLVEKRIFPAIDINKSGTRKEELLIPKEDLNRIFILRRVLNPLSPVESMELILERLSKSKSNAEFLSSMNQ